The Nocardia sp. NBC_01503 sequence ATGATGCATGTACATGTAAACTCATGTCAACCCCCGTCCGCCGATACAAGGAGCGCCGCATGCCAACTCGAACCACCCCAGCGGCCGCCGGTGACACCCACCTCTGGAACCGCGTCCTCACCCTGCACGCCCTGGTCGAAACCCGCCTCGGCGCCGCGCTACAGCGCCACCACGGCCTGGGCCTCTCGGAGTATCGAGCCCTGGTCTTCCTCGGCGACGCCCCCGACAACGAACTCCGCATGCAGGACCTGGCCACCAAACTCGGCCTGAATCAAAGCTCGGTAACCCGCCTGGTCACCCGCCTGAACGCCGCCGACCTCACCTACCGCGACCTGTGCCCCGACGACAAGCGCGGCGTCTACACGGTCCTGACCGACTCCGGCCGCACCCGCTACCGACAGGCCCGCCCCACCTACGAGAACACTCTCACCGCGGCCCTGGCCGAGGCCGCCGAATCCGACCCGGCCGTAGCCGACCTGCTTGCCGCAGCCCGGAAAACCGAAGCGGCGCAGGAGAATTGAACTCCTGCGCCGCGAGGGTGTGGATCCCGGCCGAAAGCATGCCGGGATGACGGCTGGATGCCTGCTCAGGGTTGGCCGGTGAAGTACGCGACTCCGGCATCGATGAGGGGTTGACCGCCGACCGCGAGGAAGCCGATACCCGCGCCGATGGCGATGCCCAGTAGCGGGGGCAGTACGAAGATCCAGAACGGGATGGTGATCAGGCCGCCGATCGCGCCGCCGATCAATGCGCCGAAGGTGCCGCGCTGTACCTGCTCATTCCACCGCTCCTGCGAGGTAATCGACTGTGCCGGAGCATCAATCGACTGTGGAGTGAGGGGCGCACCGACCTGGGTGGCCTGCCCGGGTGCGGTGCCGGGGCGCAGTGTCAGCGTCGCGCCGCCGTCCTCGATGGCCGGGTCCAGGGCGATATCGCGACCGGCGGCATGAATCGCCAGCGGCACGGCCCCCGCGACTGTGCCGGACCGATCGGCGATGGTGATCGCGTTCGCCTCGGTCGACATGGCGAAGGTGCCCGTGTCGAGGGTGGTCGTCA is a genomic window containing:
- a CDS encoding MarR family winged helix-turn-helix transcriptional regulator, encoding MPTRTTPAAAGDTHLWNRVLTLHALVETRLGAALQRHHGLGLSEYRALVFLGDAPDNELRMQDLATKLGLNQSSVTRLVTRLNAADLTYRDLCPDDKRGVYTVLTDSGRTRYRQARPTYENTLTAALAEAAESDPAVADLLAAARKTEAAQEN